The Arachis ipaensis cultivar K30076 chromosome B03, Araip1.1, whole genome shotgun sequence region GTGATTGGCTTACCTCACTACAATTAAGATTTCCTTGTTTTAACTTTAAACATCCTTTTCTTTTTCTAGCTTTATTGATTTGAAACACTTAATTGCAAAAATATAATAGTTAAGgattattaattgaaaaaaaagatatttatttataataatatatatattttttttataatttagattaaCGGTTAAAACAATTAGAATATCAGTATTCTCGATCGATACACTTAAAATTTCTTCTATAATATATGCAATATAAACATTTGAAGTATTTTGTggttattataataaaaatttaatttttttatactatGTTATTAATAGTGATAAAGAGTTTGAtgcaaaaactaatttaaattggTTGAGTGATTATTTTATTCGTTTACTTAAACAAGTGTTagaatttgaattttcttttatttatatagcAATTTATTGGATaacgataaatttttaaataaaatttaaatttatgatagattagttattaatttgtcagattttacataaataattaattatatattatcgTATAAGTAAAAAACTAACTAATTTTAAATTTactatttaaaaaattatctaaataaaatattttttgttttaataaataataatatatattatatctaaatttattttaagaatatatgttaagaataagactggacacgctgacacgtgatgatatttaggtgtgtccggcgtatccggagaagaattttttattttttattaagacacggttggacacgaTAGACACGCGTATtggacgagtgtcggtgagtgtcgtgtccgaaatgtgtccgacacgcggacACGACAGCTCAGGTGTATACTTTTTTTTAGGTTAGTTtatcttaaatttatttttttaagaagaacaaaaattgaaatttatctaatttttttaacCATACAAATTTCAATatcatattataaattttttttaaactaataaaaaaatatataaacaatTATATCTCATCTTGCATTATTTTATATATGTACCTAATAAATTGTCCTAAATAAAAGCTTTTAAGGtgatattattttgtttttttccatTCTAGTAGTTCATCTCTATCAaatgaaagaatgaaagaaaggtAGCCCCTACACAACAACACATGTGCGTCTGAGAGTAATATGTTATTTGCTTATATCTATGCCCTAGATTATTATTAAATCCTATAATTAATGTAATGTATATAGTACTAGTTGAAATAAAATtatgagaaaattaaaaaaaatttatcaaagaATAGTACTCAAAAGTTGGTTCCacactcaaatttaaattttaaatactttGTGCAATCAAGATCTATATCATTTTTTAGCCCTAAATTAAAGGAGATTTAAATTAATAGATCAAATAAGAAACTATTATATAAAGTGGATAAAATTTTGATTCAAGATATATGTGGAATTTATTATTCATAGCTAAATTTCAATTGAAGTGAACATAAAAACAACGAGTTGCAAACAAACAATGATAATAATATTGAAAACAAGAAACATGATATCCTTTTgtgggagaaaaagaaagaaaatgagtgCAAGACACAGAAGAATGAGAGAATTTGGAAAACGCACAGAATAAAAAGAGGGTAAAGAGGAAGACAAGGTGTGGATGTAAGTAACGGAACAAGGGACCACAAATGTTGGAGGAGCACCACAccacaaaaatagaataaaaaatggaaaaaattaaaaaattaaaatagtaatatatataCANNNNNNNNNNNNNNNNNNNNNNNNNNNNNNNNNNNNNNNNNNNNNNNNNNNNNNNNNNNNNNNNNNNNNNNgatatttttatataagtgtATATCTATATTTAAAGGTTAAATTGTGACATTAAAGCTTAAGCATTTGTGCcactatttctcttcttcttagCTTACCTTCACACTCTCCCACTTTCTATTCCCCACTCATTCCAACACGCTCTTCTATCTCTCAGAATCTTCCCAAAAATTGCAGCTACTCTATTAATTCCATCATCCCTATCTTTCTCTACCTTCAATCTCTGATCTTCTCATCCAATTCAAGGTATCACCACTTGTGCAtcacatgattttttttaaaattacatattattattctttttaattGTTCTATCCTTTNNNNNNNNNNNNNNNNNNNNNNNNNNNNNNNNNNNNNNNNNNNNNNNNNNNNNNNNNNNNNNNNNNNNNNNNNNNNNNNNNNNNNNNNNNNNNNNNNNNNNNNNNNNNNNNNNNNNNNNNNNNNNNNNNNNNNTGTGAGGTGTATATGCACATTTATCAAGGTGTCTCcaagtatatatatattctttgttgttgttcttccttgttctttcttctttctttctttcctactGTTTATGTTTTCACTTCTTTTTGGGGTTTCAAAGCAGAGAATAATAAGATTTCTGTGGACTTGTGAGTCTACTGAAAACCAACCTCATCACACGTATACATAGATAGATCcaattggagagagagagagagagagagagatcatcACAAAGCTAGGGTTTCAGTGAGTGTATTATATGTGGTGTTAGCTTAtacgtgagttattattattacttaATATTATATATGATAGCTTATTCTTCAACTTCTTCTATGTTCTTATTTTCTGTGTTGATAAGTTCTTCTCTTTTGTGacagtttattattattattattatNNNNNNNNNNNNNNNNNNNNNNNNNNNNNNNNNNNNNNNNNNNNNNNNNTTTtatcgttgatcttaattatatatattatatatattttttataattaagatcaacggttaaaaataacTGAAACACTGATATGACGGtacacttaaaaatttttcaaaaatttaataatattattgatgATGCTTATTAGTACGGAAGAAGGGCTAGCTTGTTAATTATAGGGGTATatacatttttctttctttttgtttgtttgtttagtttTTGGCTAAGTTATTAAAAGTAGAAAGATTAATGAGGATGAAAATTGAAAACTAGCAACAAgaagaaataattagttaaacaAAAATTTGATTAAACCACATATAGCTcttttatgattcatgtttaAACACTTCTTTAGTAGTAAAGTGTGTTAGTCTTGTACTGTATAtgttaattaaatatattttaatttttttacttggtattatattttatacaaattattcaacttttaaaaatatattgATAATCAAATTATTAACtacatttttaaaaatattgcactttttattttttttccttcaatGCATTAGCAATTTgccttttttatttaattatttaataataatgttttttattaatatataggaTCTCTTAATAATTACCTTCTTTATTATTAGATGTTGAACCTAATTAATTGGCCTCACACATCTGTCTTTTTGTAACAGCTAATGTGGTTTTTAATTACAAATAGTAACATTTTTCATGGCCTAGTTAATGTTGTTGTCTCCCCCAAGTTGCATGTCTTCTCATGACACAGATGAAGGGAAAAGACTCAAATAGTAGAAATGTTTGTACCGAAAACCTTGTTGGTCACATTTGTGtcctttcaataacatctaaTCCTAGCTTCTTGAgtagtaattaatttttgttgtttGGTTTCTCATGGTAGTTAATTTTGCTGTCTCCCAACCTGGCCCCTCTCTTATCTCACGCATTATTGTAACCGCTAGTTGGGAGTGTGTGGACCTTCATCACCTTTGATTAATTAATCATTCCCTTGGTTTTATCATCTCTAATGTGCACTGAGAAAAGATTAAGGcacaatttttgtttttaaaatattttttaattatatttgtaaaaaatattgttatttttaaaatttcaatttaNNNNNNNNNNNNNNNNNNNNNNNNNNNNNNNNNNNNNNNttagttttttatttaataataaaaattaaaaattagccaaatttataaataatcaactattataataattaaatctGTCCTAATAGAATATTTAAACCTACAATAGacgaaaaagcaaaaagcaaTGTTTATAGTAAGGTAAAAACTCAAGTGAAGTCGACCTCACgtaaagttgatacctgagagccgttagatgaaaatttagttaaatcaattaaatcatttaacggctctcaggtatcaacttcacgtgaagtcgacctgagtttccaccttataTTAATAACACTTTTCTAATGAGATGATGTCAAGTATATACTAATTCTGTGTGTACATAACTACATatcattaataaaatatttattattttaactaattttacattattaatataaatgatGAGTTCTTAATTATATTATTGAGATTGCAGGAGGATTGATTAGTTGGATCGGAATGAGTAGTTTAAGGCCTGAATTGCATGTTGCACAGCAAATTCGGCGTGACAAGCTCAGATTCCAGAATCTACAACAAGATTTCCCAACAAACCTTGAAGAACAAATTTCACTTCACCAACAAGATTCCAGAATCTACAACATGCTTGATGATGTtgaacaaccaccaccacaacaaCAATCTCTCTATTCATCACATTATTATGCTTCTTCATCCCCACAACAATGTATGATTAATAACAACTGTTACTATTACTCGGGTAATTTTGCAACACTAAGTCCTAGTGTGGCTAATAACCATAACCATATAGTGACGGTTGCACATTATTCTTCTTCACAgaatagtagtagtagtaataaTAATGCAGCTTTACAAGATATTCTGAATCTTAAGCCAGCTTCTAATAACTCAGAAATGGCTTCATCACTCATGCATCATCCTTATGTTATTGACAATTATACCCCTACTGCTGCTGCTGGTGGTGGTTggaataatcataataataatcataatcagGGGTTGTCCTTATCActctcatcatcatcaccattatCACATCATCATAGTCAAAATGTTCATGTGAAATCttctactactactactaatcCAATGATGATGAAGCCATCAAGTTACTATTACAGAAACAGTGTTGGTCCACTAGGTCCATTCACGGGATATGCAACAATCTTGAAGAGTTCAAGGTTCTTGAAGCCATGTCAAAAGTTGTTAGATGAATATTGCCGCCGCCATTCTGCTCCATCAACATCAGAATGGCCTTCTACTACTACTTgtgctgatgatgatgatgatgatcgaAGTGATCATGGGTTACTTGTTTCTGAAAAGGGAGGACgtagtagtaataataataataataataatgttgcaGCAGCaggttcttcttcatcttcttccatgtTCCAtgccccttcttcttctccttctcggCCAGAGTGCCAAAAGAATAAGGCCAAACTACTGTTCATGCAAGAAGAGGTTGGTTTTTTCTCTGCCCTCATTTTTTTATGTAATAACCtgctttaatttaaattattaagaaATAAACATAGTTTTATACATAACTTTTGTCACTAAACTACTCACTCTGGAATGGTAAAAACTTagatgaagtcgacttcacgtgaagttaatactTGGGAATCGTTAGATGAAGATTTAGTCAATGAagatttagtcaaatcagtcaaatcatttaacggttctcaggtatcaacttcacgtgaagtcgactgcacctgagtttccaccttctAGAATTTTAAGTTGATAGGAAAAAGTTGTtaggtttgtttgatttttgtatataattttttttttagtttttggagTTCAGCAAATATCTAACTCTTGATTTTTCAGACAGAAATATGATATCATATTATGAAATCACTCGTtttaaaagtttaagttaataaaaaaaataacattaatgattatatctctaaccattttatttataattaattcttgTGTTTAAAATTTTCAAGAAGTAT contains the following coding sequences:
- the LOC107629241 gene encoding BEL1-like homeodomain protein 8, with the protein product MSSLRPELHVAQQIRRDKLRFQNLQQDFPTNLEEQISLHQQDSRIYNMLDDVEQPPPQQQSLYSSHYYASSSPQQCMINNNCYYYSGNFATLSPSVANNHNHIVTVAHYSSSQNSSSSNNNAALQDILNLKPASNNSEMASSLMHHPYVIDNYTPTAAAGGGWNNHNNNHNQGLSLSLSSSSPLSHHHSQNVHVKSSTTTTNPMMMKPSSYYYRNSVGPLGPFTGYATILKSSRFLKPCQKLLDEYCRRHSAPSTSEWPSTTTCADDDDDDRSDHGLLVSEKGGRSSNNNNNNNVAAAGSSSSSSMFHAPSSSPSRPECQKNKAKLLFMQEEVTRRYKQYHQQMQMVVSSFETVAGLNSATPYVSLALKLVSKNFKSLKNSISSQLKLICEALGEDYPTMPPAPASTSNRFESNMARLQRNKPGGGGGNMDFEPQQHVWRPQRGLPERAVAILKAWLFEHFLHPYPTDTDKHMLATQTGLSRNQVSNWFINARVRVWKPMVEEIHMLETKGANQISSNRIMGEGTSASDESSNHAKVLVDQPLRCLEMGSSSSSLANATEENDDIHHHEEVQWSQEKRSKLECMDGTFMGLMPFRSAGVGAEVGGLGPVSLTLELRHGVEGSQQQQQEIQHHEEQLRHHFGGHMIHDFVG